A section of the Centroberyx gerrardi isolate f3 chromosome 8, fCenGer3.hap1.cur.20231027, whole genome shotgun sequence genome encodes:
- the znf131 gene encoding zinc finger protein 131 isoform X2 encodes MAAEVEVEVEVDCANEFPAHYKVMLDKLNEQRQLDQFTDITLIVDGHQFRAHKAVLAACSQFFHKFFQDFTQEPLVEIEGVSNSAFRQLMEFTYTATLAVGGEEEAYDVWKAAEYLQMQEAIKALNNKLSESPPEGLTGKNKGKKRKIAETSNVITETLPSVEGEQVEIEVIGEGAIEVEESGLEEVVDAAKNAQAASDDSALALLADITSKYQQGAPTLQVIKKDGIEEEVVYQEETVTASKVLENVEVVEVQISQVDNMFRCNKCDRSFKLYYHLKQHMKTHVSSLDKPHVCSHCGKAYTREGALKQHINTFHFEAEELSRNQRPQKKVHVCEYCEKHFDHFGHFKEHLRKHTGEKPYECPDCHERFARNSTLKCHMAACQNGAGAKKGRKKLYECQVCSSVFNSWEQFKNHLVSHTGVKPNHCTMCDLWFTHPRDLKAHLKDIHGIGDNKSLAAEELVVADSAATAALTIATQNIEGTETVLLDDGIQVEHVTVEPVDVMEMTETTTVVVEDGGMAEMCEEDMERLKQAGVQIQVVHVTTGEVDGQQVVNSQMEVEMEGEMVKVDEAEQAVVV; translated from the exons ATGGCGgctgaggtggaggtggaggtggaggtggactGTGCTAATGAGTTCCCAGCCCACTATAAGGTCATGCTGGACAAACTGAATGAACAGCGACAACTAGACCAGTTCACAGACATCACCCTGATTGTGGAcg GTCACCAGTTCAGAGCCCATAAAGCAGTGCTGGCAGCATGCAGTCAGTTTTTCCACAAGTTCTTCCAGGATTTTACCCAGGAGCCACTGGTGGAGATAGAAG GAGTGAGTAACTCAGCCTTCCGCCAGCTGATGGAGTTCACTTACACAGCCACTCTGGCTGtaggcggagaggaggaggcctACGATGTCTGGAAGGCAGCAGAGTATCTCCAGATGCAGGAGGCCATCAAGGCTCTCAACAACAA gcTGAGTGAGAGTCCCCCGGAAGGTCTGACGGGGAAGAACAAAGGCAAAAAGAGGAAGATTGCAGAGACTTCTAATGTGATCACCGAGACTCTACCCTCAGTGGAAGGGGAACAG GTGGAGATTGAGGTGATAGGGGAGGGCGCCATTGAGGTGGAGGAGTCGGGACTGGAGGAGGTGGTCGATGCAGCGAAGAACGCCCAGGCTGCCTCGGATGACTCTGCTTTGGCTCTGCTCGCTGACATTACCAGCAAGTACCAGCAAGGGGCACCTACGCTACAGGTGATCAAGAAGGATGGAATAGAAGAG GAGGTTGTGTACCAGGAGGAAACGGTGACTGCCTCCAAGGTCCTGGAGAATGTCGAGGTCGTAGAGGTCCAGATCTCCCAAGTGGACAACATGTTCCGCTGCAACAAGTGTGACCGCAGCTTCAAGTTGTACTACCACCTCAAACAGCACATGAAAACACACGTCAGCTCGCTGGACAAGCCCCATGTGTGCAGCCACTGTGGCAAAGCCTACACGCGAGAGGGGGCCCTGAAGCAGCACATCAACACATTTCACTTTGAGGCGGAGGAGCTGTCTCGAAACCAGAGGCCCCAGAAGAAAGTGCACGTGTGTGAATACTGTGAGAAGCATTTTGACCACTTTGGCCACTTCAAGGAGCATCTGCGGAAGCACACCG GTGAAAAACCCTATGAGTGTCCAGACTGCCATGAGCGATTTGCTAGGAACAGTACACTGAAATGCCACATGGCAGCATGTCAGAATGGGGCCGGGGCCAAGAAAGGACGGAAGAAACTCTATGAATGCCAG GTATGCAGCAGTGTATTCAACAGCTGGGAACAGTTCAAAAACCACCTGGTGAGCCACACGGGGGTCAAGCCCAACCACTGCACCATGTGCGACTTGTGGTTCACCCACCCCAGAGACCTGAAGGCCCACCTCAAAGACATCCACGGCATCGGGGACAACAAGTCTCTGGCGGCCGAGGAGCTGGTCGTCGCCGActccgccgccaccgccgccctCACCATAGCGACACAGAACATAGAAGGGACCGAAACGGTCCTGCTGGACGACGGGATCCAGGTGGAGCACGTCACGGTGGAGCCGGTGGACGTGATGGAGATGACGGAGACGACGACGGTTGTGGTGGAGGACGGCGGGATGGCGGAGATGTGCGAGGAGGACATGGAGAGACTGAAGCAGGCCGGGGTGCAGATCCAGGTGGTGCACGTGACAACGGGGGAGGTGGACGGGCAGCAGGTTGTGAACTCTcagatggaggtggagatggagggggagatggTGAAGGTGGACGAAGCGGAACAAGCAGTGGTTGTATGA
- the znf131 gene encoding zinc finger protein 131 isoform X1: protein MAAEVEVEVEVDCANEFPAHYKVMLDKLNEQRQLDQFTDITLIVDGHQFRAHKAVLAACSQFFHKFFQDFTQEPLVEIEGVSNSAFRQLMEFTYTATLAVGGEEEAYDVWKAAEYLQMQEAIKALNNKLSESPPEGLTGKNKGKKRKIAETSNVITETLPSVEGEQVEIEVIGEGAIEVEESGLEEVVDAAKNAQAASDDSALALLADITSKYQQGAPTLQVIKKDGIEEQEVVYQEETVTASKVLENVEVVEVQISQVDNMFRCNKCDRSFKLYYHLKQHMKTHVSSLDKPHVCSHCGKAYTREGALKQHINTFHFEAEELSRNQRPQKKVHVCEYCEKHFDHFGHFKEHLRKHTGEKPYECPDCHERFARNSTLKCHMAACQNGAGAKKGRKKLYECQVCSSVFNSWEQFKNHLVSHTGVKPNHCTMCDLWFTHPRDLKAHLKDIHGIGDNKSLAAEELVVADSAATAALTIATQNIEGTETVLLDDGIQVEHVTVEPVDVMEMTETTTVVVEDGGMAEMCEEDMERLKQAGVQIQVVHVTTGEVDGQQVVNSQMEVEMEGEMVKVDEAEQAVVV, encoded by the exons ATGGCGgctgaggtggaggtggaggtggaggtggactGTGCTAATGAGTTCCCAGCCCACTATAAGGTCATGCTGGACAAACTGAATGAACAGCGACAACTAGACCAGTTCACAGACATCACCCTGATTGTGGAcg GTCACCAGTTCAGAGCCCATAAAGCAGTGCTGGCAGCATGCAGTCAGTTTTTCCACAAGTTCTTCCAGGATTTTACCCAGGAGCCACTGGTGGAGATAGAAG GAGTGAGTAACTCAGCCTTCCGCCAGCTGATGGAGTTCACTTACACAGCCACTCTGGCTGtaggcggagaggaggaggcctACGATGTCTGGAAGGCAGCAGAGTATCTCCAGATGCAGGAGGCCATCAAGGCTCTCAACAACAA gcTGAGTGAGAGTCCCCCGGAAGGTCTGACGGGGAAGAACAAAGGCAAAAAGAGGAAGATTGCAGAGACTTCTAATGTGATCACCGAGACTCTACCCTCAGTGGAAGGGGAACAG GTGGAGATTGAGGTGATAGGGGAGGGCGCCATTGAGGTGGAGGAGTCGGGACTGGAGGAGGTGGTCGATGCAGCGAAGAACGCCCAGGCTGCCTCGGATGACTCTGCTTTGGCTCTGCTCGCTGACATTACCAGCAAGTACCAGCAAGGGGCACCTACGCTACAGGTGATCAAGAAGGATGGAATAGAAGAG CAGGAGGTTGTGTACCAGGAGGAAACGGTGACTGCCTCCAAGGTCCTGGAGAATGTCGAGGTCGTAGAGGTCCAGATCTCCCAAGTGGACAACATGTTCCGCTGCAACAAGTGTGACCGCAGCTTCAAGTTGTACTACCACCTCAAACAGCACATGAAAACACACGTCAGCTCGCTGGACAAGCCCCATGTGTGCAGCCACTGTGGCAAAGCCTACACGCGAGAGGGGGCCCTGAAGCAGCACATCAACACATTTCACTTTGAGGCGGAGGAGCTGTCTCGAAACCAGAGGCCCCAGAAGAAAGTGCACGTGTGTGAATACTGTGAGAAGCATTTTGACCACTTTGGCCACTTCAAGGAGCATCTGCGGAAGCACACCG GTGAAAAACCCTATGAGTGTCCAGACTGCCATGAGCGATTTGCTAGGAACAGTACACTGAAATGCCACATGGCAGCATGTCAGAATGGGGCCGGGGCCAAGAAAGGACGGAAGAAACTCTATGAATGCCAG GTATGCAGCAGTGTATTCAACAGCTGGGAACAGTTCAAAAACCACCTGGTGAGCCACACGGGGGTCAAGCCCAACCACTGCACCATGTGCGACTTGTGGTTCACCCACCCCAGAGACCTGAAGGCCCACCTCAAAGACATCCACGGCATCGGGGACAACAAGTCTCTGGCGGCCGAGGAGCTGGTCGTCGCCGActccgccgccaccgccgccctCACCATAGCGACACAGAACATAGAAGGGACCGAAACGGTCCTGCTGGACGACGGGATCCAGGTGGAGCACGTCACGGTGGAGCCGGTGGACGTGATGGAGATGACGGAGACGACGACGGTTGTGGTGGAGGACGGCGGGATGGCGGAGATGTGCGAGGAGGACATGGAGAGACTGAAGCAGGCCGGGGTGCAGATCCAGGTGGTGCACGTGACAACGGGGGAGGTGGACGGGCAGCAGGTTGTGAACTCTcagatggaggtggagatggagggggagatggTGAAGGTGGACGAAGCGGAACAAGCAGTGGTTGTATGA
- the selenop gene encoding selenoprotein Pa isoform X2 — translation MQACLSLLLALCLLPGGGAESEGGGPRCQPPPDWKIGEADPMKEAMGQVTVVALLQASULFCLVQASRMDGLRQKLESQGLQNVTYMVINHQGEHAQRLHTMLDQRLSDSITLYKQEAQQPDVWQTLNGEKDDFLIYDRCGRLTQHISLPYTIIGHGHIEGAIRDTYCKRTCGSCTYESSEVPEECNRAVEAKPEGDGTAAGEEETGHGHGHGHGHGHGHGHGHGHGHEHGHGHGHGHHHGNHGVGHDHGHGQHHGNRHGHGGQQQLDLSQMQQDMHMGQMPQEAQGAPLMERPUVAGKAKUKVKHSUQWTAGSDNEAAPQTSUCUHURGLFGDAGSEQPVGLUHCDEVLPAA, via the exons ATGCAGGCGTGCCTCAGCCTGCTCCTGGCTCTCTGCCTGCTCCCTGGGGGCGGGGCAGAGAGCGAGGGGGGCGGGCCTCGCTGTCAGCCGCCGCCAGACTGGAAGATAGGGGAGGCGGATCCCATGAAGGAGGCGATGGGCCAGGTGACAGTAGTGGCTCTTTTACAGGCCAGCTGATTGTTCTGCTTGGTGCAGGCATCCAG AATGGACGGCCTGCGCCAGAAGCTGGAGAGTCAGGGTCTGCAGAATGTGACCTACATGGTAATCAACCACCAGGGGGAGCATGCACAGCGCCTGCACACCATGCTGGAccagagactgtcagacagcaTCACACTCTACAAGCAGGAGGCCCAACAGCCTGATGTCTGGCAGACTTTGAATGGAGAGAAGGACGACTTCCTCATTTACGACAG GTGCGGCCGTCTCACCCAGCACATTTCACTTCCATATACCATCATCGGACATGGCCATATCGAGGGTGCAATCAGAGACACCTACTGCAAACGCACATGTGGGAGCTGTACATATGAG AGCTCTGAAGTGCCAGAGGAGTGCAACAGGGCAGTGGAAGCCAAGCCTGAGGGAGATGGTActgcagcaggagaggaggagactggACATGGGCATGGGCATGGGCATGGGCATGGGCATGGGCATGGGCATGGGCATGGGCATGGACATGAGCATGGACATGGACATGGACATGGTCACCACCATGGAAATCATGGTGTTGGTCATGACCATGGGCATGGCCAACACCATGGAAATCGTCATGGGCATGGGGGGCAACAGCAGCTTGACCTTAGCCAGATGCAGCAGGACATGCATATGGGCCAGATGCCCCAGGAGGCACAGGGAGCCCCTCTGATGGAAAGGCCCTGAGTAGCTGGGAAGGCTAAGTGAAAGGTAAAGCACAGCTGACAGTGGACAGCAGGCTCTGACAATGAAGCCGCTCCCCAGACCAGCTGATGCTGACACTGACGAGGTCTGTTTGGTGACGCAGGGAGCGAGCAGCCTGTCGGTCTCTGACACTGTGATGAGGTGCTACCCGCCGCCTGA
- the selenop gene encoding selenoprotein Pa isoform X1, translated as MQACLSLLLALCLLPGGGAESEGGGPRCQPPPDWKIGEADPMKEAMGQVTVVALLQASULFCLVQASRMDGLRQKLESQGLQNVTYMVINHQGEHAQRLHTMLDQRLSDSITLYKQEAQQPDVWQTLNGEKDDFLIYDRCGRLTQHISLPYTIIGHGHIEGAIRDTYCKRTCGSCTYESSEVPEECNRAVEAKPEGDGTAAGEEETGHGHGHGHGHGHGHGHGHGHGHEHGHGHGHGHHHGNHGVGHDHGHGQHHGNRHGHGGQQQLDLSQMQQDMHMGQMPQEAQGAPLMERPUVAGKAKUKVKHSUQWTAGSDNEAAPQTSUCUHURGLFGDAGSEQPVGLUHCDEVLPAAUQUHGQTGGATNQVRETUQURSPPADUQQPQPAQUAUPPGVES; from the exons ATGCAGGCGTGCCTCAGCCTGCTCCTGGCTCTCTGCCTGCTCCCTGGGGGCGGGGCAGAGAGCGAGGGGGGCGGGCCTCGCTGTCAGCCGCCGCCAGACTGGAAGATAGGGGAGGCGGATCCCATGAAGGAGGCGATGGGCCAGGTGACAGTAGTGGCTCTTTTACAGGCCAGCTGATTGTTCTGCTTGGTGCAGGCATCCAG AATGGACGGCCTGCGCCAGAAGCTGGAGAGTCAGGGTCTGCAGAATGTGACCTACATGGTAATCAACCACCAGGGGGAGCATGCACAGCGCCTGCACACCATGCTGGAccagagactgtcagacagcaTCACACTCTACAAGCAGGAGGCCCAACAGCCTGATGTCTGGCAGACTTTGAATGGAGAGAAGGACGACTTCCTCATTTACGACAG GTGCGGCCGTCTCACCCAGCACATTTCACTTCCATATACCATCATCGGACATGGCCATATCGAGGGTGCAATCAGAGACACCTACTGCAAACGCACATGTGGGAGCTGTACATATGAG AGCTCTGAAGTGCCAGAGGAGTGCAACAGGGCAGTGGAAGCCAAGCCTGAGGGAGATGGTActgcagcaggagaggaggagactggACATGGGCATGGGCATGGGCATGGGCATGGGCATGGGCATGGGCATGGGCATGGGCATGGACATGAGCATGGACATGGACATGGACATGGTCACCACCATGGAAATCATGGTGTTGGTCATGACCATGGGCATGGCCAACACCATGGAAATCGTCATGGGCATGGGGGGCAACAGCAGCTTGACCTTAGCCAGATGCAGCAGGACATGCATATGGGCCAGATGCCCCAGGAGGCACAGGGAGCCCCTCTGATGGAAAGGCCCTGAGTAGCTGGGAAGGCTAAGTGAAAGGTAAAGCACAGCTGACAGTGGACAGCAGGCTCTGACAATGAAGCCGCTCCCCAGACCAGCTGATGCTGACACTGACGAGGTCTGTTTGGTGACGCAGGGAGCGAGCAGCCTGTCGGTCTCTGACACTGTGATGAGGTGCTACCCGCCGCCTGACAGTGACATGGACAGACGGGCGGTGCGACCAATCAAGTTAGGGAAACCTGACAGTGACGCTCGCCCcctgctgactgacagcagcctcagccgGCCCAATGAGCCTGACCTCCAGGTGTTGAGAGCTGA